A portion of the Salmo trutta chromosome 1, fSalTru1.1, whole genome shotgun sequence genome contains these proteins:
- the LOC115198676 gene encoding 5-hydroxytryptamine receptor 3E-like — protein sequence MWSENPFLSLVLPSIVIILTDVGSFALPLGESKHIPFKVKLVLSVIMFLNILKDLLPGGGQCSPIIGKHFCFCLVILVLSTLQSMVLTRLAKCGTLWPCSLSKSKDSLLKDTDNEEGKLFNSSVIHRAKYIFMVAKEDVNKPPF from the exons ATGTGGTCCGAAAACCCGTTTCTGTCCCTGGTCCTGCCCAGTATAGTAATCATCTTGACTGATGTGGGCAGCTTCGCCCTGCCACTGGGAGAGAGCAAGCACATCCCCTTCAAGGTTAAACTGGTTCTCAGCGTCATCATGTTCCTCAACATCCTCAAGGACCTTCTGCCCGGAGGAGGCCAGTGCAGCCCCATCATCG GAAAGCACTTCTGTTTCTGTTTGGTCATCCTGGTGTTGAGCACGTTGCAGTCTATGGTGCTCACACGTCTGGCTAAGTGTGGTACTCTCTGGCCCTGCAGCCTCTCCAAGTCCAAAGACTCACTGCTTAAAGACACAGACAATGAAGAGGGTAAACTTTTTAATTCTTCTGTTATCCACagagcaaaatatatttttatggtTGCCAAAGAAGACGTTAACAAACCTCCTTTTTAG